The sequence below is a genomic window from Microcebus murinus isolate Inina chromosome 4, M.murinus_Inina_mat1.0, whole genome shotgun sequence.
CCTTCTACACCCCCTTCCCAAAGAATAAGTCTCAGGGAGGGGCAGGCCTTGGCATGCAACTGGTCCAAAACACCCTGGGGagcaggtggaggaggggtggTTCTCATCCTTAGCTCCACTGGTTGGAGAAAGATCAGACCTGATATCCTAGGCTGTTTTTTCCACCAGGGGGCCCTGGGTGTGGAAGTCCGAGCCAAGGACCAGGACATTTTGGATCTGGTGGGTGTATTGCACGATCCTGAGACTCTGCTTCGCTGCATCGCTGAAAGGGCCTTCCTGAGGCACCTGGTAGGACCCGTGCTCCCCCTGTGAAGGGTTGGGGACTTGGGGAGCTGGGAAAGATAGGAGATTTCTCAAATGAATGTTCTGTGTAGTGATAACTTTCTTGTTGGATGTTGTGTATGGAGATGACCTGGATGACCTGGCAGTCCTCAGCTGCCATTTGTTATGTCCTCAGAGGTCTGTATATCTCAGGGCTGTGTGTGGTTAGTGTGGTGTTAAGGACCCTTAAAGCTGACAGGAACTTCTCATTGCAGGAAGGGGGCTGCAGTGTGCCAGTAGCTGTGCATACAGCTATGAAGGATGGGCAAGTAAGCAGGGAAAATGTGTGGGAGggcagggaaaaaggaagaacTGTGGCATTTCTCTGTGCACATGCCAGGTTACTAAGCAGTCCCCTCTCAGGATATGCTTAGGCCACTCTTTCTTCCCCAGCTGTACCTGACTGGAGGCGTCTGGAGCCTAGATGGCTCAGATAGCATGCAAGAGACCATGCAGGCTACCATCCATGTCCCTGCCCAGGTACCAAggctggaggctgagggagagggTCATAAAGATGACTGCTTGTAATCTTCCTTTTCATTCTCACCAAACCCCACCTCCTTTTCCCATCCAGCACGAAGATGGCCCTGAGGATGATCCACAGCTGGTAGGCATCACTGCTCGGAACATCCCACGAGGAGCTCAGTTGGCTGCTGAGAACCTGGGCATTAGCCTAGCCCGCTTATTGCTGAACAAAGGAGCCAAGAACATCCTGGATGTTGCACGGCAGCTTAATGATGCCCATTAACTGGTCTGTGGGAGCACAGGTGCTTGGGTCACTGTTCAGTCCCTACATCCTGGCCTTCAGTGCCCCATCCTCACTGCTAACTGGGGAGTGATTACTCCAGAAAAGTGAACTGCAGAGTCCAAGACTTCCAGGGACTTGCCTCACTGTGGGGCCTTGGTGACTGCCTTGCCTCCTCAGAAGGCGGGGGCTTCAACTCTTTATAGAGAAGAAGTCCAAGCCACAGCCTTTGAATGTAACCAATTCTGCTAATAAACCAGCTCTgaaggtggttttgtttttttgatggtGTTGGGGGTAAGAACAAACACAAAACTCTTTAACCCTTCTGAGGCTATGGACTTCTGTTCAAAGTTATCCTGGAACTCTTCTGTTTCTGCCTCAATAGTTCTCATTTCAAACAGAACAAATTGTCTCCCAAGGAACACCAAAAAAGCAAGAGAGCCATAATTTAAAACCCTATGGCTTGTCCCTCCTCCAGTTAACAGTAGAGCCTATTTATACAACATAGCCCCTCCCACCCTATTAAAATATACGCAGTCATCAATCCTACAACTCttgcaaaatgaaaacagaaagacggttcattttaaaaaaacaatccttTAATAAAATTAGTCCATCTAAAACTCCCCAATACCTAAAAGGTTCTAGTCTTGGATGGGTTAGCTGCAAAATTCCAGTTCAGAAGCCAACAGAGGCTCAGTCCAGACAGGGATTAACCGACTTGTGCTGGTATCTAGGTGCTTGGATTTGCTGAATTGAGTTGCTGGAAGGGCAATGGGGCAGAGTAGGGAGGCCCCATAGGCCTAGGTGCCAGGGTTTCAGCGAAAACACAACTGCTGTCCACACAGCCAGCTGTGAAGCTGACCTGCAGGCCTTTGCCCTCCCCTAAACGTCTTCCTAGGAGGCAGTCCTCTCTGGAGGAAAGGTGTTCATATTACCAAGCGTCTGGTCTTGGCCACACTGCACAGGCCTATGAATGAAGATGGAGGGAGATCTGATGTGAAAGGCCTGGGACTTGGCAGCAAAGGGGGCAGCAAACCAAAATAAGCGATCCATTTTTCTCCCACCAAAGCCTGGAAATCAACAGTCACGTCTGAAAAGTCCCGGACTAAGCACCAAGCTGGAGAAGTAGCAGACGACCAGGCTGCAGCTGCCGAGGGAATCACTCACCTTCAGGGTCGCCGGCCTTCTCGGCCGCCCGCTCCCCGCCACCTCAGAGCGGAACGCCGTGTCTTCCAGAAGGTGCAGCTGCCTCCCCGCAGCCCATCAGCAATTCTGAGGATGGGGCGGCGGAGACACGAGAGCCAAGGCGGGCAGACGCTGCGCCCCCAGCCGCCTCGCGCCCCGGAGGCCCCGAGCCCTCCCTCCTAGGGCTGCCGGCCCGCGGCCCCTGAGCGGCGCGGCGCGGGCGGGAGGCCGACGCGACAAGCCGTGCGGGGGAAGGGAGGCACGGGGGTGGGAGGCCGGGCGGCGGCAGCGCGCGAAGGGAGCGGAGTCGGGGGCCGCGGCCCGCCCGTCCCGGAGCCCGATGTGGCCCAGCTCTTTCCGTGAGGGCGGTGGTGGCCCTTAAAAGGGCCTTTGTGATGGCATGGGGAGGGCTGGGCGGCCGGGAGCAGCCGGCAGCGGCGCAGGCACCCCTCAATACTCCTGAGAGGCCTGGGTGGCCTTCTTGCCGCCCGCGGGTGCCTTCGGCCCCACGGTGGCGCTGGTCTTCTTGGGCAGCAGCACGGCCTGGATGTTGGGCAGGACGCCTCCCTGGGCGATCGTCACGCCGCCCAGCAGCTTGTTGAGCTCCTCGTCGTTGCGGATGGCCAGCTGGAGGTGGCGGGGGATGATCCGCGTCTTCTTGTTGTCGCGGGCCGCGTTCCCCGCCAGCTCGAGGATCTCGGCGGTGAGGTACTCGAGCACCGCCGCCAAGTACACAGGCGCGCCGGCACCGACCCGCTCGGCGTAGTGGCCCTTCCGCAGCAGCCGGTGCACGCGTCCCACGGGAAACTGCAGACCCGCGCGCGACGAGCGCGACTTGGCCTTAGCGCGGGCCTTGCCGCCGGTTTTGCCGCGGCCAGACATGTTGCGCGAGGTAGACCTGTGAAGACGAACGCCTCAGAGACACGCAGGAACAGACACGCCACAGCCCAACTGCCGCCGCGCGCGCCGCAGGGCCTCCCTTATAAGCCCCCAGGCACACCTCCGCGCCCTCCTGATTGGCTCTTTTCTCTAATACCTGCTTGTGGTTGGTTGTGGTTAACCCCTCGGTGTCGCGCTACGGCTGTGGGAACGCGCTCGCCGATTGGTCGAATTTGAAAACCTTTTGCCCGGGGAAAAAGGCGAGCAAGAGAGGTAGCGCGCAGACTGCCGAACACTCCCTGATGCAGCCAATGCTTGTAAAGCGCGCGAAATTTAAACACTACAGCCGGAGATGAGAACCGGAAGATAAAAGGGGTGGAGCCTGAAGCCACCTAGCCGGCCTCTgggaaataggatttttttttttatcactgcaAGTCTTTTTTCAGAAACCATCTttcagagttttttaaaaattttttatttttttaatttttgtattatttatttatttcatttttttgtgtggggATTAAACCCAGGGCCTCGTGcatgcaatttctttttaaaaaattccgaTTATGAACTGGTTTGTACAATCAACACTTCCTAGCAGACGTCAGGTAAAAATGGCTCGGCTCAGAATCGTCCAGATCTTTCACGGTCTCGAGATCGCCTCCTGTCGCGCTCCCgtcccccgccgcccccgccacGACCACGGTCTCTAGACCGGGACCGACGCTCCCGGGACCGGGACCCCGATCTATGCTTCTTGCGCCGGCGCCCATACAGCTCGCGCCGCAGTTCTCTCGAAATGGGCTTCAAGTGCATGAAGTTACAGAAGCCGCCCCGCGTACACTCCCCCATCTCATACTGGCGGCAGCAGGCCTCCCTGAAGTCAGTCACGGGCGAGAGCTCGGCGTGGATCGGCTGTCCGTTGAACCAACGGTTATTCAAGTCAATCACAGCCTTTTCTGCGTCTTCCTCACGGCGAAACTTGACGTACACGTTCCCCACCAGGTGGTCTCCCAGGTTATCACAGACGTTCATCTCCTCAACTTCCCCATACTTCTCCTCCATTTCTGTAAAAACCTCCTCAAAAAACTCATCATAGTGTTCCTGCATCTCAACATCGCTCACAGCACAGCGCAGCCCGTCAGCAGACTGGGAAGAGTTTTGAGGGTTACGGTAAATGTTCAAGAGGGCAATGGTCTGGCTAAAGGTCGGTTTATTGTGCAGCCGAGAGCACCGGTCTCCATGACGACACGctccaattttgaaataaaatgaacagttGACTTTGTCTTTCTCGGTGCCGAAGATGGAGGCCAAGTACTCCGCCATTTCCCACCAACCACTGCCGGCGCCCCTGCCGAAGCCCGCGGAAGACACCCGGACGCGAGGACGCTCTCCCCGCCCCTGACGTGGCAGCGCTACCCAATCCGGCGCGGCGCTCGCTGCGCGGGAGCGAAACGCAGCACGTAGGGGCGGGGCGTAACGCGTGAGGGAGGACTCCGCCCAAGCTGTCGGCTTGCCTAGGCGGCTGCGGGCGCAGCCTCCTGGTGCTACTCCGTCCGACCGGGGAGTATTACCGGGTGTAGGCATTCCGCTCCTGGGTGGGCCCAGTCGCCTTAAAAGCTGGCCTAGGATTTTTAAAGGATTTACTACAACTACCTCTGCCTCCCCTTGCAGTCTGGTTACTCCCCACTCCCTCCTAATCTGGCAAAGCAacagtgaaaaagaaatgagggccgggggaggtggctcacgcctgtaatcctagcactctgggaggctgaggcgggtggattgctcgaggtcaggagttcgaaaccagcctgagcaagagcgagacccgtctctactataaatagaaaaattaattggccaactaatatatatagaaaaaaattagccgggcatggtggcgcatgcctgtagtcccagctactcaggaggctgaggcaggaggattgcttgagctcaggagtttgaggttgctgtgagctaggctgacgccatggcactcactctagcctgggcaacaaagcaagactctgtctcaaaaaaaaaaaaaaattaagaaaagaaatgagatccCCTGAAAGTTCAGTCCCATGCGGGAGAACAGGATAACTCCAGTCTTAGGTCCTCCATACCACCTTAAGTATCaggattttaatatttattcaacatgTTCTGTCAGGTTTCTGTTCTGTTCTCTTGTTAGAAGGAACCTGATGGGGCAGAGAGATAGGCATCCTCTTGAAGGAGGTACCCTCACCAACCCTTCCAATCTACCCTAAAATACCTATATAGGAAATATACCTACAggaacaacaataagaaaaagacaacactTTATTGTCACCATTGGGAGCACCTGGCCCCCTGGTCTGCTCTTACTAATCAGAACACTTAATTTACAGTCAAATGTCAAGTCACTTTGATGCCTATGTCCCTGTCCCTAGCCCAGGTTCTACCCCAGGGCCCGCCCAGCATATTCCTTGAGAGTCAGAGCTCTGAAATTGGAGTTGTGGATAACTACATAAAAGCTGCTGTATCCCACCTTATGAGGCTGCAAAGATGGGATGGAAAGGGAGAGAGTGGCAAGTTGGAGAAAGCCATAGGCGAAATTCAATCAGTAGTCAATAGAGGGCAAGAAAGCCCAGAATGTCAATAATCACAAGGGAAGGAAAATGCTGAGAACGAAATCTGGCGGAGTCTGAGGGGTGGGAGTGGCCTGGGCCAGGAGGCAGTCTTGGTACAGACGGCGGAACCCTGGAGACTGTGAGGTAAGGGCAATGATCAGGGGACTCAGACATCATAGAAGAGTCGGACAAGCTGGTATCGAATGGAGAAGGTGACGGCACTGCCCAGGATCTGCAAGGAGAAATGAACTGGAGTAAGAACCATGAAGAAAAGGAGACAAGGAGGTGTAAACCCTATCCCCAACCtcacctgcagcagcagcaggagcaatGTGAGGTTTCTCTCATGTATGGGCCCAAAGACTTTAAGTAGCAAGTTGATGAGGGTCATGTTGTTACACTCGGTAAATTCACCGTCCTCATTCTTACTCTGGCGCACTGTCACTAGCCGGAGGCTCCCTGCTACCTGGAGGGGCCAGAGGTGAAGAGAACTTCAGTTAATACCTATGCTTTAGGAATGGAGATCTGCTTAATGCTTCCAAGTACCCCTTGGATATGATGTAGGCCTAGGTTCCCCATTCCCCAAGTTCAAGATGGTAACCTAGGGCCTTACCTCCTTGTTACCCTGTTACCTTTAGAATAAAGGTGCCCAAAAAAGAGAGGCTCTTGGTCTTGAACTTGGAATAGCTCATCTCCAGTTTGCCTGTCTTGATATTGAGTCTGCGGGCGGGGGGGAAGATAGCTGCATGTGACTGGGCCACTGCTCAAACAACTCTCCTCTCTGTGGTTAATTAATAGGAAGAGGACTGAATGTGGAGTCAACCTGATCTATTTCTGGCTCTGCTGCTTAATACTGTGTGATTAGAATGGCTGTGAACATTAATTGagattatgtaaataaatgtacTTAGTAAATTACAAAGGGCAACCCAGATGGAAATAGGCCTTCTTTGGGCCCGCTCCTTTTACAAGCAAATATAGGCTGGCTTTAGATGTCCCAAGTGAAAAGGCTATGATGATGTCCCTTTCAAGCCCCAAAGCAGCTACCTGGGCACACGGTGGCGAGGGCAGGGGATGATATgcaggagctgaggcagtgagTAGAGGAAGTTGAACACCTGGGGCATGAAGAAGAGTAGCATGGTCTTGCTGAAGTGTCCCAAGATGCCCACCACGGCAAAGGTCATGCCAGCAAAGTAACAGAAGGTATCTCCCACAAACACCCGTGATGGGTACCTGTGTGGGGGAGAGGATCTGAGCTAGCGGCAAGAGGCCTTACCAATCCTTTGTCTCACATCACACTCTGGGCTCTTGCCTAGCCCTGACACTAGTTCTGACTCAGAGACTCCAGCTATCCTAGCACCTATACAGGATCCCAGGCCCTGAATTCATCTATTCCTTGGGGCTCTACAGCACTCATCCCCAATTACTGCTGGGTAGAGAGCAATTTCAGAATACTACCAATAGAAGAGCCAGAAAAGACTCAACACAGGTATGATGGGGAGAGGTTCAGCCTCTCCACCAGGAAGTGGGTTACGATCAGAACCATCTTTGCCACATGTTCAGATAGTTGTCCCCCTTGTCCACAGGCCTACTTACCAGTTATGGTAGAGCAATGCCAAAGTGGTGAAAAAAAAGGGTATCATGAAGTAGAGGGAAAAAACATGATCATCTCGATAATCACCTTTGGAagcagagcaaaaaaaaaagaaggcagagttAATAATCACTTCCCCTGCAGACCTGGGTCTTATTTTTGCCTGTCTCTAAATTCTGTCCTCAGCTGTATCATCCACCTCACGCAAGTCACTTTCAAGAACTCAGTGCCCCTTTTGTGTTACCCAGGAAAATTCCTTTTGTCTCATCtgggcttctttcttttttctttttttttgtaggaacCACCAAAGATTTAGTGTTTAATAATTAAtagcaggcagggcgtggtggctcacacctgtcatcctagcactctgggaggctgaggcgggtggatcactcaaggtcaagagttcaaaaccagcctgagtaagatcgagaccctgtctctactaaaaatagaaagaaattaattggccaactaaaaacatatagaaaaaattagccgggcatagcatagtggcatatacctgtagtaccagctacttgggaggctgaggcagaaagattatttgagcccaggagtttgaggttgctgtgagctaggctgatgccacggcactatagactgggcaacagagtgagactctgtatcaaaaaaaaaaaaagaaaaagaaaaaaaccatgtTTAAGAAACTGGGGGATAAATCACTCTATAAACTATATAGTATGTGATAAGAatggacattttataatataaaacctGTCTATACATAGTAGTTAGCTGCAAAAAGCCATTTAGTCTTCTCTTGTCTTGGAAAGATGGTATTCCAGATTTCAGTGTAAATTATTAGCAAACTTCAACTCTTTTGTGTGGCAGGTATCTTGTTTTCACCTTCCAGTTCTTCCACTCCCGCCAGTGTCATGAGGTCTCTGATGTTTCTCTCCAGATCATCAGTGCAACTACTCACATCATCAGTTCTTCCAATGATCTGGTCAGACATGGTCTGAAATTTATCTTGCATCTGCTTCAGGAGTATCTGCACCACCGAGGTGAGATCCTGCATGGTCTCAGGGTCCTTCTCAGCCATATCTCCGGTTCCCAGCTTGGTGGTGATGCCTCAAACCATCACCTACACTTCTGTTTGTCTGTGCAGATACCGCCCCCCCACCAGGCTTCTTTCATGAAGCTTTCTTAAGCTAGTTACTGTCTTAAATTTGGTTTAGACCATTCTGACCTAGGTTTCAATACCAGCTTTACTTCCTGTTGTGTGACCTTGACCATGACACATTTtacttctctaaacctcagttttctcatctgtaaaatagggctaATGATAATACCTGTCACATAAAGCCattacaatatttaaataaaataatgtttagaaAGTGTTCAGCTTTAATAagcacttgttttgttttgttttgagacagagtctcactctgttgcctgggatagagtgccgtggcatcaggctagctcacagcaacctcaaactcctgggctcaagtgatcgtagTACCTCAGCCTCAgcgcctcagcctctcgagtagctgggactacaggcatgcgccaccatgcccggctaatttttgtatatatttttagctgtccaattattttccttctatttttagtagagacagggtctcgctcttgctcaggctggtttcgaactcctgacctttagcgatcagccggccttggcctcccagagtgctaggattataggcgtgagcaaccgcgccAGGCCAATAAGCACTTGTTGATGTCCACCAGCCAAAGACCAGTAGAAACACAGCTATAGTCAAAGCTTCATTTACTGACTCATATCAAGGGAGACTTCAAAAACCACACACCATGAGGAACCATAGTATGCCTCAGTAGGGGGGTATTAGGAGGGGCTTGTTGTAGGATTTGTTTTGGGTAATTTGGGGGAGGGTATAAGAAAGTACAGTTTTGCTCTGGACTGGGTGCTGTCAGAAAGAAGGACTAATTCTATGACTGAGCATCTTAACTTTTTCTAAGAAGTGGGAGGAACTGAGATGTTATTGGAAAGAAGCGAGTGTCTCTCATGTTAGCTGAGAGAGGGATCTTGATCATTTTGTGGGTTGCCCAGTGTTCTTATGGTTTTATCTGTGCTGACATGGAGGGAGGGGTCTGGTTTTTGTCTTGCTCCATCACAGTCAGTGTTGTCTAATGTTGGGGTTCTGTAAAATTGCTTATGTTCAATAAGAACAGCTCATGGCCTAGGTAGTGCCAATTCAGCTATGAATGACCtatctgcttttttctttctttcttttttttttttgaggtgtgATCTCAGTCTGTCATCCAGACtgacagtggcacaatcatagctccatagctcactgcagcctgctgggctcaagcaaatttcctgcctcagcctctgggacaactaggattacaggtacaagGCACCATATGCCTGGCTTTGaggctatttttatttctcacttttaatAATCTTCATTGTATATATctattgtatatattgtatatatacattgtatatatcattatatatctctctatataatatctatatataaatatataattaccttCTATAATTACTTAAATATggcttttttttctgaattcccCAAGGCCATATATCAGGCAACTCCCTTAACACtcagatttctctctctccccacccccaatcccacCTACCTTCCAGTTCCACCAGGTTGAAGACAATGATGGAAGCAGAAATGACTAGTGACTGGCCAGCCTCTAGGCCATTAATTCCTGCTAGGATATTGATGGCATTGGTACAGAACACTGCCAGCAGCCCCATGTAGACATAGTACAGGATTCCTGGAGGGACACATAGGGAATGAGAATTTAAGAATTTGAGAAAAGTGGTAAGGACAGGGTCAGGATGAAGGTTCCACCAGTAAGGATATGAGAAGACCCAGGGACAAAACAAGGACACTTGTGGAGCACCAGGAAGGGTACTCTGCTAGATATCTCAGGGGTAAGGGTGCCCTGAAATAGGTGCTATGGGGGCAGTAGTGGCAGGGCTACTTACCCAAGTCCAGATGCAGGCCAAGAATCGGGCGGAATGGCTTAGGTACCACAACGGTTGTATTGCCAAAGTTGGTGAAATAGACCATGAGGAGAGGTAGTGAGGCAGCTGTGGGCAGCAGCAGCTTATGGCGCCAGCGCAGATTCAGTACATCATCCGCAAAGCCCAGGAAAATCATGCAGCAGATGGCAAGGAGGGCACCTATCAGGGCCACAAACTGGGGGAGGCTCGGGCAGGTCATGACTCAAGTCTACTCCCATTCCACCTTTCAAGAAATCCTGTCTTTTCAGACCATTCCTCAGCCCTTCCTCCCAAGCACAAATAACCCCAACTGTCTCAGGTACCACCCAGGCCCCAGACACAGGCAACCACCCCCTCCAGCCCACTTACTTCATGGTGAGGGAATGCTTTACACTGCTCCTTCACAAAGCAGTTCAGGAAGGGGAAAGGGATGAAGCAGAAGAGGATGATAAGGAAAACAGCACCGCTGATCACTCCCTGGGACTCTGGGCTGTAGCCCACCAACAAGCGcgtggagggagaagaggaaagggggCGTGGTCACTCACTATTGTAGGCATTACAATTACCCAAAAAACTCATTCCCAGTTTTTTACTGTGGGGGATGGTAAGGGGGGGTGGAAGCAGGGCATCACTGCTGGAGACCCTGATACACCCAAGGATCCTCCACCTAGTCCTTCCCTAATGCTAACCACTTCTGCCCATCACTTCTCGGAGTCCCAGGTTGCTTGGGTTAGCTCTGGGGCTCCACACACGCGTTGTCAAGCACCCcagtccctgtccctgccctgcccactcctTCCTCAGCCCTTGTTGCCCACCCAGCACCCGTATGCCGCTGCTCACATCTGCTGCCGGCTGGATTTGTTGAGGTCCTGACCACAGAGGCGCGCGGCGATGAAGTGGCCACGGAAGGCCGGGATGAGGGTGAGTGTGGCCACAAATCCCAGCATCGAGCCGATCAAGTTCACCAGCAGCGGTAGCGGCAACTCCGGGAAGGCCCACATGCTGAGCAGTCAGGGGCCCGCTCCGCCGCCTCCTCAGCTAACAGCCAAGCTGGGCAGGAGTCCTAAGGTCTCAGCAATAAGAATTGGCCACTCCCACAGGCAGGCTCTTTCCACACCCGCCTATGCAAAACCGGACAGTTCTGACTTGAGCCGCCCGCGCGACCTCGGAGAGCCCCTTGTAAAGCAACCTCTGCTCTGCTGCACCTGCCTACCCCCTGTTTCCGCCCGGATCTTGTTCGCAGAGCAACTATTGCTGCGGCGAGCGGTGGTCGCCATTTTTAATATGGGCACTAGAGTTGGGACGGAAGTGTTATTTTAAACTTCATCTTTTGTGCGAGAGTAGAGTTATCACGAGAACGTTGGAAAAGCAATTAAAGAAAGCCAAACAAGAgcagatatttttctaatattacatTAAAGATGTACAGCCCAGAGCGGTCATACCCTTTGCCCAGTTCCAAGATGAGCGCCTCCTTGTACCACGTGTCGGACGCTGCTCACACTCTGGTTCCACGTCGGTTTTAGCTCCCTACGCCTCCGCAGGTGACGTTTAAAGGGACACTACCCCGCGCTTAATCTGAGATGCCACTGGAGCTGAGAACACAGCTACTGGAAGccagggggtgggcaggaggtACTAGGGTGTGGAGCCGCACTTGCTCCTTGTAGAAAACCTGTTGCCAACGTAGTCGGAAGCCAAGGTAAACACAACTCGGTTCCCGGAAATGCAGCTAGAATTTGGAAGGATGATGTCAATTCTAAAGCGCAGACTCTTGAAAAGCACTTTCCACTCTTTTTCCTTGTCCTTCatccaagtatttttttttcctcaacatCCCACCCACCTTTTGCCTCCACTGTAGCAGTTAGTTGCTGGGCAACCCTACGGGGCTCTTCTCACGGAAGGAGAACTGGAAGTGCCCTCAGGTCTTGGATTTAAATCGGGACTTCAACTTGGCCCTGGATCACTACTTTGTGCCAGGTTCTAAAACTAGATGTAGGCTGAGACGTTGGAAAGAGCTAAGGAGGCAGGAGAACCACACTCACACCTGGCTTCCTGATTTCTTCCTCCAGGTGACCATGCCTTTTGCTTGGCTCTGTTCCCCTGCAGCTAACAGTTCATCAGCGTCTTCATCCTCTTTCATTCTTCCACAGGCTTTTAGGAGGCATATGATTTTCATTCCTCAGAGATGAAATCACCACCTGAGAGATTAGGAGAGGACTGGAATAGCTTGGCACTTTGACCACTCCAATGAATATGGCATGTTCCAGGAGTCAGAGTCAGGTTAACACTTTTTAGGCCAAAGATagtctcttctttctctcaaaaCCAGGTGTGAAATGTCTTTTCTACTTGAAGATGGCTctaattaacaacaaaaaaccatatatgtataaaatacataaacatatatacatacatatataatctcTGTAATTTGCTTGACAGTATTCCGCCAAATTTGCAGTACTTATTATCCCACTGGcattgtttttctgtgtgtgtgtgtgtggggggtattGTGTGTTGCCCCTCTTAGACTGGAAGCTCCCTGGAGGCAAGTGTTTTCTGTTCCACAGGGTGTCCTTTGGGGCAAGGAACACAGAGATATCTGTGTACAAAGCATCATGACACATAATGAGTCTGAGTCTAAAAGAGGTACTGAGAGCAATAGGTGCACATGAAGGGAGCAGTTAGTTCTGACCAGGGAAAGTGAGAGGGTGTTGAGGAAGAGTAGTATCTCAAAAGATTTCAGTAGGTGGTAAGAG
It includes:
- the DPAGT1 gene encoding UDP-N-acetylglucosamine--dolichyl-phosphate N-acetylglucosaminephosphotransferase isoform X1, encoding MWAFPELPLPLLVNLIGSMLGFVATLTLIPAFRGHFIAARLCGQDLNKSSRQQIPESQGVISGAVFLIILFCFIPFPFLNCFVKEQCKAFPHHEFVALIGALLAICCMIFLGFADDVLNLRWRHKLLLPTAASLPLLMVYFTNFGNTTVVVPKPFRPILGLHLDLGILYYVYMGLLAVFCTNAINILAGINGLEAGQSLVISASIIVFNLVELEGDYRDDHVFSLYFMIPFFFTTLALLYHNWYPSRVFVGDTFCYFAGMTFAVVGILGHFSKTMLLFFMPQVFNFLYSLPQLLHIIPCPRHRVPRLNIKTGKLEMSYSKFKTKSLSFLGTFILKVAGSLRLVTVRQSKNEDGEFTECNNMTLINLLLKVFGPIHERNLTLLLLLLQVRLGIGFTPPCLLFFMVLTPVHFSLQILGSAVTFSIRYQLVRLFYDV
- the H2AX gene encoding histone H2AX, translated to MSGRGKTGGKARAKAKSRSSRAGLQFPVGRVHRLLRKGHYAERVGAGAPVYLAAVLEYLTAEILELAGNAARDNKKTRIIPRHLQLAIRNDEELNKLLGGVTIAQGGVLPNIQAVLLPKKTSATVGPKAPAGGKKATQASQEY
- the LOC105876023 gene encoding splicing factor U2AF 35 kDa subunit, producing the protein MPTPGNTPRSDGVAPGGCARSRLGKPTAWAESSLTRYAPPLRAAFRSRAASAAPDWVALPRQGRGERPRVRVSSAGFGRGAGSGWWEMAEYLASIFGTEKDKVNCSFYFKIGACRHGDRCSRLHNKPTFSQTIALLNIYRNPQNSSQSADGLRCAVSDVEMQEHYDEFFEEVFTEMEEKYGEVEEMNVCDNLGDHLVGNVYVKFRREEDAEKAVIDLNNRWFNGQPIHAELSPVTDFREACCRQYEMGECTRGGFCNFMHLKPISRELRRELYGRRRKKHRSGSRSRERRSRSRDRGRGGGGGGRERDRRRSRDRERSGRF
- the DPAGT1 gene encoding UDP-N-acetylglucosamine--dolichyl-phosphate N-acetylglucosaminephosphotransferase isoform X3, which gives rise to MIFLGFADDVLNLRWRHKLLLPTAASLPLLMVYFTNFGNTTVVVPKPFRPILGLHLDLGILYYVYMGLLAVFCTNAINILAGINGLEAGQSLVISASIIVFNLVELEGDYRDDHVFSLYFMIPFFFTTLALLYHNWYPSRVFVGDTFCYFAGMTFAVVGILGHFSKTMLLFFMPQVFNFLYSLPQLLHIIPCPRHRVPRLNIKTGKLEMSYSKFKTKSLSFLGTFILKVAGSLRLVTVRQSKNEDGEFTECNNMTLINLLLKVFGPIHERNLTLLLLLLQVRLGIGFTPPCLLFFMVLTPVHFSLQILGSAVTFSIRYQLVRLFYDV
- the DPAGT1 gene encoding UDP-N-acetylglucosamine--dolichyl-phosphate N-acetylglucosaminephosphotransferase isoform X2 produces the protein MWAFPELPLPLLVNLIGSMLGFVATLTLIPAFRGHFIAARLCGQDLNKSSRQQIPESQGVISGAVFLIILFCFIPFPFLNCFVKEQCKAFPHHEFVALIGALLAICCMIFLGFADDVLNLRWRHKLLLPTAASLPLLMVYFTNFGNTTVVVPKPFRPILGLHLDLGILYYVYMGLLAVFCTNAINILAGINGLEAGQSLVISASIIVFNLVELEGDYRDDHVFSLYFMIPFFFTTLALLYHNWYPSRVFVGDTFCYFAGMTFAVVGILGHFSKTMLLFFMPQVFNFLYSLPQLLHIIPCPRHRVPRLNIKTGKLEMSYSKFKTKSLSFLGTFILKVAGSLRLVTVRQSKNEDGEFTECNNMTLINLLLKVFGPIHERNLTLLLLLLQILGSAVTFSIRYQLVRLFYDV